A genomic segment from Holophagales bacterium encodes:
- a CDS encoding glycosyltransferase, giving the protein MSSRLPSLSREVTDAIGRIGKVDVLVGIPSFNNERTVGHVVRAVVAGLARHFPDARAVLVNSDGGSTDRTREIVERTEVGNLAEILVDAVPSGATAKIITPYDGIPGKGSAFRTIFRIAAELEAKACCVLDSDLRSITPEWIELLLEPIVRHGYEFVAPLYARHRYDGTITNTIVYPLTRALYGRRVRQPIGGDFGFSGDLAARFLAFEDWEGPVAQYGIDIFMTTTALAERRKVAQAFLGAKIHDPKDPGSDLGPMMVQVVSTLFSLMERHEKAWRGVSGSEAVPVFGFPYTVGLEPVPVKLDRLLAQYRQAAHDLPPIWEAFLSPLSLSAIREAAHAPAVDLGDEAWVRIVAEAAVGFRRRALPPATLIRSLVPLYLGKVATFVAETEAGSAEEAETRLEELALAYERGKGGLEALWGPAH; this is encoded by the coding sequence ATGAGCTCACGCCTCCCGTCTCTCTCCCGGGAAGTCACCGACGCGATCGGCCGGATCGGGAAGGTCGACGTCCTCGTCGGGATCCCCTCGTTCAACAACGAGCGGACGGTCGGGCACGTCGTCCGAGCCGTCGTCGCCGGCCTCGCCCGCCACTTTCCCGACGCGAGGGCCGTCCTCGTCAACTCCGACGGGGGCTCGACGGACCGGACGCGCGAGATCGTCGAGCGGACGGAAGTGGGGAATCTCGCCGAGATCCTCGTCGACGCGGTGCCGTCGGGCGCCACCGCCAAGATCATCACGCCCTACGACGGCATCCCCGGCAAGGGGAGCGCCTTCCGGACGATCTTCCGGATCGCGGCCGAGCTCGAGGCGAAGGCCTGCTGCGTCCTCGACAGCGACCTGCGCAGCATCACTCCGGAGTGGATCGAGCTCCTCCTCGAGCCGATCGTGAGGCACGGGTACGAGTTCGTCGCGCCTCTCTACGCGCGGCACCGCTACGACGGGACGATCACGAACACGATCGTCTACCCGCTGACGCGCGCGCTCTACGGGCGCCGGGTCCGGCAACCGATCGGCGGCGACTTCGGCTTTTCGGGCGACCTCGCCGCCCGCTTCCTCGCCTTCGAGGACTGGGAGGGGCCGGTCGCGCAGTACGGGATCGACATCTTCATGACGACGACGGCCCTCGCCGAGCGGCGGAAGGTGGCCCAGGCGTTCCTCGGCGCGAAGATCCACGACCCGAAGGACCCCGGCTCGGACCTCGGGCCCATGATGGTGCAGGTCGTCTCGACGCTCTTCTCGCTCATGGAGAGGCACGAGAAGGCGTGGCGCGGAGTCTCGGGCTCGGAGGCGGTTCCGGTCTTCGGTTTCCCCTACACGGTCGGCCTCGAGCCCGTGCCGGTGAAGCTCGACCGCCTCCTGGCACAGTACCGGCAGGCCGCGCACGACCTTCCGCCGATCTGGGAGGCCTTCCTGTCGCCGCTCTCTCTCTCGGCAATTCGCGAGGCGGCCCACGCGCCCGCGGTCGACCTCGGGGACGAGGCGTGGGTGCGGATCGTCGCCGAGGCGGCAGTGGGCTTCCGGCGCCGGGCCCTGCCGCCCGCCACATTGATCCGCTCGCTCGTTCCGCTCTATCTCGGGAAGGTGGCGACGTTCGTCGCCGAGACGGAGGCGGGCTCGGCCGAGGAGGCCGAGACCCGCCTCGAGGAGCTCGCTCTCGCCTACGAGCGGGGCAAGGGCGGGCTCGAGGCCCTGTGGGGCCCGGCCCACTGA
- a CDS encoding HAD hydrolase family protein gives MRVAAVLTDLDGTLLDHGGVLGEDAREAVCELRSRGIPVVPLTSKTEVELREMLCELDLGGIGGFENGAGVVSPAGVAVSEKAVGVGRLGQHLADLSSRCGAALTPVSELSVAQIRRITGLPREKVPAMLARRFGLPFLAPEGAEGALAAAAARMPGVRLTRGGLFWHLSGPHGKEDALALLLGAGLVSRPLAGFGDAPNDAGFLARCDVAVLVPQATGGVEAGLAAAVPLGREAPFPAGRGWAATVGEILREENR, from the coding sequence GTGCGCGTCGCCGCCGTCCTCACGGACCTCGACGGGACGCTCCTCGATCACGGGGGCGTCCTCGGTGAGGATGCGCGAGAGGCGGTCTGCGAGCTGCGGAGCCGCGGGATTCCCGTGGTGCCGCTCACCAGCAAGACCGAGGTCGAGCTCCGCGAGATGCTCTGCGAGCTCGACCTCGGCGGCATCGGCGGCTTCGAGAACGGTGCGGGAGTCGTCTCTCCCGCCGGCGTCGCGGTGTCGGAGAAGGCGGTCGGGGTGGGCCGTCTCGGACAGCATCTGGCCGATTTGTCGAGCCGTTGCGGCGCGGCGTTGACACCCGTATCGGAGCTGTCGGTGGCTCAGATCCGGCGGATCACGGGCCTGCCCCGAGAGAAGGTTCCCGCGATGCTCGCCCGGCGATTCGGCCTCCCGTTCCTCGCGCCGGAAGGGGCGGAGGGCGCGCTTGCCGCCGCCGCGGCCCGGATGCCGGGAGTGCGGCTGACGCGCGGAGGCCTCTTCTGGCACCTCTCCGGGCCGCACGGAAAGGAGGACGCCCTCGCGCTGCTTCTCGGGGCCGGGCTCGTCTCGCGCCCGCTTGCGGGGTTCGGCGACGCGCCGAACGACGCGGGCTTCCTGGCGCGCTGCGACGTCGCGGTCCTCGTTCCACAAGCGACCGGAGGCGTCGAGGCCGGCCTCGCTGCGGCCGTGCCCCTCGGACGCGAGGCGCCGTTTCCCGCGGGGCGAGGCTGGGCCGCGACCGTCGGGGAGATACTCCGGGAGGAGAACCGATGA
- a CDS encoding iron-sulfur cluster-binding domain-containing protein, giving the protein MSSPPPVAVLSFVTTLHIAAVLLLSHRRAGPGRRLLLLPSVSFAVLVWVLPGQAWLLAGLVAQATWVVACERLLPAEGPASASGPEPAAGSPAGRPAVGGTPKKPAAAAGFVPVKVLAVIDETPEIRTFRMERPEGFDFRPGQFLMIRVAAQGKDEVRCYSISSSPEAAGYLEISVRRQGRASGALHETIRAGGVLPIRGPGGDFVYPVEPDVPLVLHAGGVGVTPMISMLRHAAKSEPGRPVTFLYTVKAEPDVAFRDELAVLARRAPGVRVYVTLSRGEPKPGFLTGRMDPQKIARYVPDPAKAIHLICGPAPMIASLREGLASLGVPDDRIRFEAFEAAVASASGEADDGATYEVSFSRSGGATTISGGTSLLDAAEAAGAPVDSMCRAGTCGTCRTRLVSGRVEGEGTALRPDDRKAGWILACVSYPRSNCDLDA; this is encoded by the coding sequence GTGTCTTCGCCTCCGCCCGTCGCCGTTCTCTCGTTCGTCACGACGCTTCACATTGCAGCCGTGCTTCTGCTCTCTCACCGGCGAGCCGGCCCGGGACGCCGGCTGCTCCTCCTCCCCTCGGTCTCGTTCGCCGTCCTCGTCTGGGTCCTGCCCGGCCAGGCGTGGCTCCTCGCCGGCCTGGTGGCGCAGGCCACGTGGGTCGTCGCGTGCGAGAGGCTCCTTCCGGCGGAAGGCCCGGCGAGCGCGTCCGGTCCTGAGCCGGCGGCTGGGTCACCGGCCGGCCGGCCGGCCGTTGGAGGCACACCGAAGAAGCCGGCGGCTGCGGCGGGGTTCGTTCCCGTCAAGGTCCTCGCCGTCATCGACGAGACGCCGGAGATCCGGACGTTCCGGATGGAGAGACCCGAGGGATTCGATTTCCGGCCGGGCCAGTTCCTGATGATCCGCGTTGCCGCGCAGGGCAAGGACGAGGTCCGGTGCTACTCGATCAGCTCCTCCCCGGAGGCCGCGGGGTATCTCGAGATCTCGGTGCGGCGGCAGGGGCGGGCGTCCGGCGCGCTCCACGAGACGATCCGCGCCGGGGGAGTCCTCCCGATCCGGGGACCGGGAGGCGATTTCGTCTATCCGGTGGAGCCGGACGTGCCCCTCGTCCTCCACGCCGGCGGCGTCGGCGTCACCCCGATGATCTCGATGCTCCGGCACGCGGCGAAGTCCGAGCCGGGGCGGCCGGTGACGTTCCTCTACACCGTGAAGGCCGAGCCGGACGTGGCCTTCCGCGACGAGCTGGCCGTCCTCGCCCGCCGCGCGCCCGGCGTCCGGGTCTACGTCACGCTCAGCCGGGGCGAGCCGAAGCCGGGATTCCTGACGGGCCGGATGGACCCCCAGAAGATCGCCCGTTACGTGCCCGACCCCGCGAAGGCGATCCACCTCATCTGCGGGCCGGCCCCGATGATCGCGTCGCTGCGCGAAGGGCTCGCGAGCCTCGGCGTGCCCGACGACCGGATCCGGTTCGAGGCCTTCGAGGCGGCCGTGGCCTCGGCGTCGGGCGAGGCGGACGACGGTGCCACGTACGAAGTGAGCTTCTCCCGGTCCGGCGGGGCGACGACGATTTCGGGCGGGACGAGCCTTCTCGACGCGGCCGAGGCGGCGGGAGCGCCCGTGGACTCCATGTGCCGGGCCGGGACCTGTGGCACGTGCAGGACCCGGCTCGTCTCCGGGCGCGTCGAAGGGGAGGGAACGGCGCTCCGCCCGGACGACCGGAAGGCCGGCTGGATCCTCGCCTGCGTCTCCTACCCCAGGAGCAACTGCGACCTCGATGCTTAA
- a CDS encoding 1-acyl-sn-glycerol-3-phosphate acyltransferase produces MRTETAGAAAAGGASSARLRVVLATLLLRPFCRWVVGVDVRGAENLPRHDPFLLVANHDSHLDTLVLLSLFPLRRLARIRPVAAADYWSASASRRFVARTCLNVLPVARGGASAGEDPLAPLSAALSRGESLILFPEGTRGEPEVLDRFKTGAARLALAHPSVTVVPVFLANTGRNLPRGTALFVPFVVRVEVGAPVRLPAGVREATVCLEEAVRSLASSASTGG; encoded by the coding sequence TTGCGTACTGAGACGGCGGGAGCGGCAGCGGCCGGCGGCGCGAGCTCTGCCCGCCTGAGGGTCGTTCTCGCGACGCTCCTGCTGCGTCCGTTCTGCCGCTGGGTCGTCGGAGTCGACGTCCGCGGGGCGGAGAACCTCCCGCGGCACGACCCGTTCCTCCTCGTGGCGAACCACGACAGCCACCTCGACACCCTCGTCCTCCTCTCGCTCTTTCCCCTCCGGCGCCTCGCGCGGATCCGGCCTGTCGCGGCCGCGGACTACTGGTCGGCGTCGGCGTCGAGGCGGTTCGTGGCGCGCACCTGCCTGAATGTCCTCCCGGTCGCTCGCGGCGGCGCTTCGGCGGGCGAGGACCCGCTCGCGCCGCTCTCGGCGGCCCTGTCCAGGGGCGAGTCGCTGATCCTCTTCCCGGAGGGAACGCGCGGGGAGCCCGAGGTCCTCGACCGATTCAAGACCGGCGCCGCGCGGCTCGCGCTCGCGCACCCCTCGGTAACGGTCGTCCCGGTCTTCCTCGCGAACACGGGACGGAACCTGCCGCGGGGCACGGCGCTCTTCGTACCGTTCGTGGTCCGCGTGGAGGTCGGTGCACCGGTCCGGCTCCCGGCCGGCGTCCGCGAGGCGACGGTGTGCCTGGAGGAGGCTGTCCGGTCCCTCGCAAGCTCGGCGTCCACCGGCGGCTGA
- a CDS encoding phosphatidate cytidylyltransferase: MKLLSSPLIVPVAVVAGVLVVATLAWILLTRLKPGSDFRELGLRIRSWWVMATVVLGAVLLVPSAALAFWALVCFWALREFFSLVPGRWEDRTALFLAYLAVPIQFLWVFLGWYGMFIVFVPVYMFLAVAVALIVVGQPKGFVASASRIHWGLMSFVFGLSHAAFLLRLPEKTGFEAGPRGLFLYLVLLVQLNDVFQYVTGKLLGRHKIAPVVSPNKTWEGFLGGLLLTAPLGVLLRFLTPLSLPEAVGAGILLPVFGFFGDLAVGSVKRDVGVKDAGSSIPGHGGVLDRVNSLCYAAPLFFHYVRYLAY, from the coding sequence GTGAAACTCCTCTCGAGCCCTCTCATCGTCCCGGTCGCCGTCGTGGCGGGCGTCCTCGTCGTCGCGACGCTCGCCTGGATCCTCCTGACGCGACTGAAGCCGGGCTCGGACTTCCGTGAGCTCGGCCTGAGGATCCGCTCCTGGTGGGTCATGGCGACGGTCGTCCTCGGGGCCGTCCTCCTCGTTCCCTCGGCCGCGCTCGCCTTCTGGGCGCTCGTCTGCTTCTGGGCGCTGCGCGAGTTCTTCTCGCTCGTCCCGGGGCGGTGGGAGGACCGGACGGCGCTCTTCCTGGCCTACCTCGCCGTCCCGATCCAGTTCCTCTGGGTCTTCCTCGGCTGGTACGGCATGTTCATCGTCTTCGTACCGGTCTACATGTTCCTCGCCGTCGCGGTCGCGCTCATCGTCGTGGGGCAGCCGAAGGGCTTCGTCGCGTCGGCCTCGCGGATCCACTGGGGGTTGATGTCGTTCGTCTTCGGCCTCTCCCACGCGGCGTTCCTCCTCCGGCTCCCCGAGAAGACGGGTTTCGAAGCGGGCCCGCGCGGCCTCTTCCTCTACCTCGTCCTCCTCGTCCAGCTGAACGACGTCTTCCAGTACGTCACGGGGAAGCTCCTCGGCAGGCACAAGATCGCGCCGGTCGTCTCGCCGAACAAGACGTGGGAAGGATTCCTCGGCGGGCTCCTCCTGACGGCCCCGCTCGGCGTCCTCCTCCGCTTCCTCACGCCGCTCTCGCTTCCCGAAGCCGTCGGGGCGGGGATCCTCCTTCCGGTCTTCGGCTTCTTCGGAGACCTGGCTGTCGGCTCGGTCAAGCGCGACGTCGGCGTGAAGGACGCCGGCAGCTCGATCCCGGGGCACGGCGGCGTCCTCGACCGCGTGAACTCTCTCTGCTACGCGGCGCCCCTCTTCTTCCACTACGTCCGCTACCTTGCGTACTGA
- a CDS encoding CDP-alcohol phosphatidyltransferase family protein, whose product MPTLYDVKPAFVKSLSPAIAFCERRGITPNALTAAALVLSAAMGAVLALFPKERVAFAAVAVSLLLRMALNAMDGALARRTGQSTPSGEIFNEAADVLADAVLFLPLLVVSSSAPLAVLLFVLLAGWSELCGVLPKAAGLARRYDGPFGKSDRALAVGLYLVALAAGVPAGGWETAFFVLLDALLLLTCANRLRKGLTR is encoded by the coding sequence ATGCCGACCCTCTATGACGTCAAGCCCGCGTTCGTGAAGAGCCTTTCGCCGGCGATCGCGTTCTGCGAGAGAAGGGGCATCACGCCGAACGCGCTCACGGCGGCCGCGCTCGTCCTGTCGGCCGCGATGGGGGCCGTCCTCGCCCTCTTCCCGAAGGAGCGAGTCGCGTTCGCCGCCGTCGCGGTCTCCCTCCTCCTGCGGATGGCGCTCAACGCCATGGACGGGGCGCTCGCGAGGAGGACCGGTCAGTCGACGCCGTCCGGCGAGATCTTCAACGAAGCCGCCGACGTCCTCGCCGACGCGGTCCTCTTCCTGCCGCTCCTCGTCGTCTCCTCCTCGGCTCCGCTCGCGGTCCTCCTCTTCGTCCTCCTCGCCGGGTGGAGCGAGCTCTGCGGCGTCCTGCCGAAGGCGGCCGGCTTGGCGCGCCGTTACGACGGACCGTTCGGCAAGAGCGACCGGGCGCTCGCCGTCGGCCTCTACCTCGTCGCCCTCGCGGCGGGCGTACCGGCCGGCGGGTGGGAGACCGCCTTCTTCGTCCTCCTCGACGCGCTCCTCCTCCTGACCTGCGCAAACCGCCTCCGGAAGGGGCTCACGCGGTGA
- a CDS encoding GAF domain-containing protein, with translation MVPDPPLAPLPPLTTIPFGRGLDGRPIRHVNGKIIVGTIRHAVDLTLDRELQASPADPSPGERAARAQAVTARLMARLVDRLNGLIPDARYHVTSESLLVDGNNYSRELEVYVGEICREFAGVEFFYFTRGAKVVPPAIAAIFRPFGVRQAYSLIARATEKFVESDVEVLETTARSAVVRWYAASQVADVREELQERWLLLSCAAYQGVYASIPALIYPGQPWADVDELKCQTRGDDCCEWRFTWEDPHPRGQRLLLAGAAGTAGLLGWAVSGVAGAALAAPLALLPLAVSWHVVRLRRLRHDRQEQDRLLEEQRATTEVQVDRVQAAYAEVQQSTLALRGKVAELSALREVALAASASLDPLEVVDRSLEAVTRNLNYDRGVVLLVDEARNALCGARSRGVTPEQAALLGRLSVRLDDPLSPIVPAVRDGVGFRLRNLPDASGAATRHLVPILGSEEVFVAPLMARGRSVGVLIVDNGPTRRPLPGEGLELLTAVASTIAVAVENARLYSQIEQQRRTLEERVRDRTADLEGARIAAEAANRAKSAFLANMSHELRTPLNAIIGYSEMLLEDGASTAPAEVGADLGKIQTAGRYLLGLINDVLDLSKVEAGKTELSLERFSLSALVRTVAGDVKPLVERGGNRLDVDVEAGVELDGDPRKVRQILLNLLGNAAKFTERGTVELRARREGQGVLLAVRDTGIGMTPGQIDSLFTAFWQGDPSSNRNYGGTGLGLAISRHYARLMGGDVAVESREGEGSTFTVRLPLGAAPADASPPASAPEEPGHGSRRDDADPL, from the coding sequence GTGGTTCCCGATCCTCCGCTGGCGCCCCTGCCGCCTCTGACGACGATTCCGTTCGGACGCGGACTCGACGGCCGGCCCATCCGGCACGTCAACGGGAAGATCATCGTCGGGACGATCCGCCACGCGGTCGACCTGACGCTCGACCGCGAGCTCCAGGCGTCCCCGGCCGATCCGTCGCCGGGGGAACGCGCCGCCAGGGCCCAGGCCGTGACGGCCCGCCTGATGGCGCGCCTCGTCGATCGCCTGAACGGGCTCATTCCGGACGCCCGCTACCACGTCACCTCCGAGTCCCTTCTCGTCGACGGGAACAACTACTCGCGCGAGCTCGAGGTCTACGTCGGCGAGATCTGCCGGGAGTTCGCCGGCGTGGAGTTCTTCTACTTCACGCGCGGGGCGAAGGTCGTCCCTCCGGCGATCGCGGCGATCTTTCGCCCGTTCGGCGTACGCCAGGCCTACTCCCTCATCGCGCGCGCGACGGAGAAGTTCGTCGAATCCGACGTCGAGGTCCTGGAGACGACCGCGCGCTCGGCGGTCGTGAGGTGGTACGCCGCCTCGCAGGTCGCCGACGTGCGCGAAGAGCTGCAGGAGCGCTGGCTCCTCCTCTCCTGCGCCGCCTACCAGGGGGTTTACGCCTCGATCCCCGCTCTCATCTACCCGGGGCAGCCCTGGGCCGACGTGGACGAGCTGAAGTGCCAGACGCGCGGGGACGACTGCTGCGAGTGGCGTTTCACGTGGGAGGACCCGCACCCGCGGGGACAGCGGCTTCTCCTCGCCGGGGCGGCGGGGACGGCGGGCCTCCTCGGCTGGGCCGTCTCGGGGGTCGCGGGCGCGGCTCTCGCGGCGCCCCTGGCCCTCCTGCCGCTCGCAGTCTCGTGGCACGTCGTGAGGCTCAGGCGGCTTCGGCACGATCGGCAGGAGCAGGACCGCCTCCTCGAGGAGCAGCGCGCGACCACCGAGGTGCAGGTGGACCGCGTCCAGGCCGCCTACGCGGAGGTCCAGCAGTCGACGCTGGCGCTGCGCGGCAAGGTCGCGGAGCTCTCGGCGCTCCGGGAGGTCGCGCTCGCCGCCTCGGCGTCCCTCGACCCGCTCGAGGTCGTCGACCGGAGCCTCGAGGCGGTGACGCGGAACCTGAACTACGACCGGGGGGTCGTCCTCCTCGTCGACGAGGCCCGTAACGCCCTCTGCGGCGCCCGGAGCCGCGGCGTGACGCCGGAGCAGGCGGCGCTCCTCGGGCGGCTCTCCGTCCGCCTCGACGACCCGCTCTCGCCGATCGTCCCGGCCGTCCGCGACGGCGTCGGGTTCCGCCTGCGCAACCTCCCCGACGCCAGCGGCGCGGCGACGCGCCACCTCGTCCCGATCCTGGGGTCCGAGGAGGTCTTCGTCGCTCCGCTCATGGCGAGGGGCCGGAGCGTGGGCGTCCTGATCGTCGACAACGGTCCGACGCGGCGGCCGCTCCCGGGCGAGGGGCTCGAGCTGCTGACGGCCGTCGCCTCGACGATCGCCGTCGCCGTGGAGAACGCGCGGCTCTACTCGCAGATCGAGCAGCAGCGCCGGACGCTGGAAGAGCGCGTGAGGGACCGGACGGCCGACCTCGAGGGCGCGCGGATCGCCGCCGAGGCGGCCAACCGCGCCAAGAGCGCGTTCCTCGCCAACATGAGCCACGAGCTCCGGACGCCGCTGAACGCGATCATCGGCTACAGCGAGATGCTGCTCGAGGACGGGGCGTCGACGGCCCCCGCCGAGGTCGGGGCCGACCTGGGGAAGATCCAGACCGCCGGCCGCTACCTCCTAGGCCTGATCAACGACGTCCTGGACCTTTCGAAAGTGGAGGCGGGCAAGACCGAGCTGAGCCTCGAGCGGTTCTCCCTCTCGGCCCTCGTCCGCACCGTGGCGGGCGACGTGAAACCCCTCGTGGAGAGAGGCGGCAACCGGCTCGACGTCGACGTCGAGGCAGGCGTGGAGCTCGACGGAGACCCCCGCAAGGTCCGGCAGATCCTGCTGAACCTCCTCGGCAACGCCGCGAAGTTCACCGAGCGGGGGACGGTGGAGCTCCGCGCCCGCCGCGAGGGCCAGGGCGTTCTTCTCGCAGTGCGCGACACCGGCATTGGGATGACGCCCGGGCAGATCGACAGCCTCTTCACGGCCTTCTGGCAGGGAGACCCCTCGTCGAACCGCAACTACGGCGGGACCGGGCTCGGCCTGGCCATCAGCAGGCACTACGCGCGGCTGATGGGGGGCGACGTGGCGGTGGAGAGCCGCGAAGGGGAGGGGTCGACGTTCACGGTCCGCCTCCCGCTCGGCGCCGCTCCAGCCGATGCCTCCCCACCGGCGAGCGCCCCGGAGGAACCGGGGCACGGCTCGAGGAGAGACGATGCCGACCCTCTATGA
- a CDS encoding methyltransferase, translating to MESEREADGFFRGWRRPGPLPPGGLAPGEGETLDYLCGSFRIFQAARGHRYSTDDLLVAWWGVQCAARVERLLDLGSGIGSVAMAAAWKLPGSRVVTIEAQPFSMALARRSVLYNGLQERFRILEGDLREPATLAGEAPFDLVLGAPPYFEPGTATQARHPQAVPARITLRGTVDAYAAAARRNLAPGGLFAFVWPVAREVEADETLLRERLVLLRRRDVVFREGDRPLVALFAASRAEDLPKDLPRGRGGFPAAEPPLVVRRRDGRHTTEYAAVRLSMGFPPGELSSRGMP from the coding sequence ATGGAATCGGAGCGAGAGGCGGACGGGTTCTTCCGCGGCTGGCGACGGCCGGGGCCGCTGCCGCCCGGAGGGCTGGCCCCGGGAGAGGGAGAGACGCTCGACTACCTGTGCGGGAGCTTTCGGATCTTCCAGGCCGCCCGCGGCCACCGCTACTCCACCGACGACCTCCTCGTCGCCTGGTGGGGCGTGCAGTGCGCGGCGCGCGTGGAGCGGCTGCTCGACCTCGGCTCCGGCATCGGCTCGGTCGCGATGGCGGCGGCGTGGAAGCTGCCGGGGTCGCGCGTCGTCACGATCGAGGCGCAGCCCTTCTCGATGGCGCTCGCCAGGAGGAGCGTCCTCTACAACGGCCTGCAGGAGAGGTTCCGGATCCTCGAAGGGGACCTCCGCGAGCCCGCGACGCTCGCGGGCGAGGCGCCGTTCGACCTCGTCCTCGGGGCGCCGCCGTACTTCGAGCCCGGTACGGCGACGCAGGCGCGGCACCCGCAGGCGGTTCCGGCACGCATCACGCTGCGCGGGACGGTGGACGCCTACGCCGCCGCCGCGCGTCGCAACCTCGCCCCGGGCGGGCTCTTCGCGTTCGTCTGGCCGGTGGCTCGGGAGGTCGAGGCGGACGAGACGCTCTTGCGCGAACGCCTCGTCCTGCTGCGGCGGCGCGACGTCGTCTTCCGCGAAGGGGATCGGCCGCTCGTCGCCCTCTTCGCCGCCTCTCGAGCGGAGGACCTGCCGAAGGACCTGCCGCGGGGACGCGGGGGATTCCCGGCCGCCGAGCCGCCGCTCGTCGTGCGCCGGCGCGACGGCCGGCACACGACGGAGTACGCCGCGGTAAGGCTTTCAATGGGCTTCCCTCCGGGCGAACTTTCGTCGCGCGGGATGCCGTAA
- a CDS encoding class I SAM-dependent methyltransferase codes for MDASPWRWNGAPSEIRTFPTEGGAASTYDDLPYGSQSIPETLPSRLAAIARLFGAAPPPPATARVLELGCAEGGNLLPMAVAAPGATFVGIDISAKQIATGERVRASLGLGNVSLRVGDVATLGPGIGTFDYVLAHGLFSWIPEEAADAVLALIGDVLSPSGVAYVSYNTYPGWHLKGLVRDILLRGTRGIPAPSGRLAAARDLLAFVTANSGDRTATYGGALRDILEQFARFKDTYLFHEWLEPYNRAFWFLEFVEQAARHGLAPLADAHLGSMPMGRVKPDIDDLLSARAPGRLEKEELLDVLRNRAFRQTLLVRAGGPGREEPDPAALDELRFTTSLVPTSDSGSSVTFRSSAATVTTDNPHLVAALGALHAAAPRTLGLSELAAGAPEELRPALLRCVAIGLVEARMDEVPCCVSPGEAPVASPFARFETEEGPLVTSLAHRVVELDPTSRLLLRELDGRPRDVVARSLARRLVGEGLLRTDDGNAPSDGDAEVAVAEGLDAALASLARLALLVR; via the coding sequence ATGGACGCATCGCCGTGGCGCTGGAACGGGGCCCCTTCGGAGATCCGCACCTTCCCGACGGAAGGCGGCGCGGCGAGCACGTACGACGACCTGCCGTACGGGAGCCAGTCGATACCGGAAACGCTTCCTTCCCGGCTCGCCGCGATAGCCCGGCTCTTCGGGGCCGCGCCGCCCCCTCCGGCGACGGCGCGCGTCCTCGAGCTCGGCTGCGCCGAGGGGGGAAACCTCCTTCCGATGGCCGTGGCCGCGCCCGGAGCGACGTTCGTCGGCATCGACATCTCTGCGAAGCAGATCGCGACCGGAGAGCGGGTACGCGCCTCCCTCGGCCTCGGGAACGTGTCGCTTCGCGTCGGCGACGTGGCGACCCTCGGACCCGGGATCGGGACCTTCGACTACGTCCTCGCCCACGGCCTCTTCTCGTGGATCCCCGAGGAAGCTGCCGACGCCGTCCTCGCGCTGATCGGCGACGTCCTCTCTCCCTCCGGCGTCGCGTACGTCTCCTACAACACCTATCCGGGCTGGCACCTGAAGGGCCTCGTCCGCGACATCCTCCTCAGAGGCACCCGCGGCATCCCCGCTCCCTCCGGACGGCTCGCCGCCGCGCGGGATCTCCTCGCATTCGTCACGGCGAATTCCGGTGACCGGACCGCGACCTACGGCGGCGCCCTCCGGGACATCCTGGAGCAGTTTGCAAGGTTCAAGGACACCTACCTTTTTCACGAGTGGCTCGAGCCCTACAACCGGGCCTTCTGGTTCCTCGAGTTCGTCGAGCAGGCCGCCCGTCACGGGCTGGCGCCGCTGGCCGACGCCCACCTCGGATCGATGCCCATGGGCCGTGTCAAGCCTGACATCGACGACCTCCTCTCGGCGCGCGCTCCGGGGCGGCTCGAGAAGGAGGAGCTCCTCGACGTCCTCCGGAATCGCGCCTTTCGCCAGACCCTGCTCGTTCGCGCCGGCGGGCCCGGGCGGGAGGAGCCCGACCCCGCCGCGCTCGACGAACTGAGGTTCACGACGAGCCTCGTCCCGACGTCGGATTCGGGTTCCTCTGTGACGTTCCGAAGCTCCGCCGCTACCGTCACCACCGACAACCCCCACCTCGTCGCGGCGCTGGGCGCGCTCCACGCGGCGGCGCCGCGCACCCTCGGCCTCTCCGAGCTCGCGGCCGGAGCACCCGAGGAGCTCCGTCCGGCGCTCCTGCGCTGTGTCGCCATCGGGCTCGTCGAAGCCCGCATGGACGAGGTGCCGTGCTGTGTCTCCCCCGGTGAGGCGCCGGTCGCCTCACCCTTTGCACGGTTCGAGACGGAAGAGGGGCCTCTCGTGACGTCCCTGGCGCACCGGGTCGTCGAGCTCGACCCCACCTCGCGGCTTCTTCTGCGCGAGCTGGACGGCCGCCCGCGCGACGTCGTCGCCCGAAGCCTCGCGCGACGCCTCGTCGGCGAGGGCCTCCTGCGCACCGACGACGGAAACGCCCCTTCGGACGGAGACGCCGAGGTGGCCGTCGCCGAGGGGCTCGATGCTGCTCTGGCCTCGCTCGCGCGCCTCGCGCTGCTCGTGAGATAG